One genomic window of Anaerobranca californiensis DSM 14826 includes the following:
- the mreD gene encoding rod shape-determining protein MreD produces the protein MGGIFSAILILLMVTAQSSFFPLISLDGAVPDLALIFLVLLSLKKPKFSTYLLAVWAGLLQDVIFYPLLGVSIGGKLLVCFVLINFVKPQFKNSFYHVIALSILSFFIHEITIYTFFSMLNISQNPFFWYLRNMAPYLIYNLIMIVLLYKPINKFIENQNFFS, from the coding sequence ATGGGCGGTATCTTTTCAGCTATTTTAATACTATTAATGGTTACTGCCCAAAGTAGTTTTTTTCCATTAATATCTTTAGATGGAGCAGTACCAGATTTAGCTTTAATTTTTCTGGTACTTTTATCTTTAAAAAAGCCTAAATTTTCCACTTATCTATTAGCAGTTTGGGCAGGGCTTCTACAAGATGTCATATTTTATCCCCTTTTAGGTGTTTCCATCGGAGGGAAATTACTTGTATGTTTTGTTTTAATTAATTTTGTTAAACCTCAGTTCAAAAATAGTTTTTATCATGTTATAGCATTGAGTATATTATCCTTTTTTATTCATGAGATAACGATATATACTTTTTTTTCAATGTTAAATATTTCTCAAAATCCTTTCTTTTGGTATTTAAGGAATATGGCTCCTTATCTAATTTATAACTTAATTATGATTGTTTTATTATATAAGCCAATAAATAAATTTATAGAAAACCAAAATTTCTTCAGTTAA
- the mreC gene encoding rod shape-determining protein MreC — protein MLNTQTHFKKIFNLVLIFIILSLLMSWTTNDRQKVSIIERAVHQLVLPFQKAFTISTNFLRDTYMSLVDVRNVYLENKRLKEKLAYYQGIEHQLNEARLANRRLTQLLEFKESTDMTLLPAMVIGRSPNTWYSSITISKGEKHNVEVGMPVVTNQGLVGRIIEVGPTTSKVKLIISPDNAVTSFVQRTRDIGLVRVSGENPHLLEISRLAYNVDIQIGDTIMTSGLTGNYPNGIVVGEVIKINNINDQTIALIKPSVDFERLEEVFIITKYDRIEIDEELLEGEE, from the coding sequence ATGCTAAATACACAAACACATTTTAAAAAGATATTTAACCTAGTATTAATTTTTATAATTTTAAGTTTACTGATGAGTTGGACAACTAATGATAGACAAAAAGTTTCTATCATTGAAAGAGCGGTACATCAGCTAGTTCTTCCCTTTCAAAAAGCCTTTACTATCTCCACAAATTTTTTAAGGGACACGTACATGTCATTGGTAGATGTCCGCAATGTCTATCTTGAAAATAAGAGATTGAAAGAAAAATTGGCCTATTATCAAGGTATAGAGCATCAACTTAATGAAGCCCGCTTAGCTAACAGAAGGTTGACTCAACTACTAGAATTCAAAGAAAGTACAGACATGACATTACTTCCCGCTATGGTTATAGGTCGAAGTCCTAATACCTGGTATTCATCTATAACAATCTCTAAAGGGGAAAAGCACAATGTAGAGGTTGGCATGCCTGTAGTTACAAATCAAGGTTTAGTAGGGAGAATAATTGAAGTAGGTCCTACAACTTCAAAAGTTAAACTAATAATTAGCCCTGATAATGCTGTGACATCTTTTGTTCAAAGGACAAGGGATATAGGTTTAGTAAGGGTAAGTGGAGAGAATCCTCACCTTTTAGAAATATCAAGGCTGGCATATAATGTGGATATACAAATTGGTGATACAATTATGACTTCAGGGCTAACAGGGAACTACCCCAATGGTATAGTAGTGGGTGAAGTTATAAAAATAAATAACATTAATGATCAAACAATAGCTTTGATAAAACCCAGTGTCGATTTTGAAAGATTAGAAGAAGTTTTTATTATAACGAAATACGACAGAATTGAAATTGATGAAGAGTTATTAGAAGGAGAGGAGTAA
- a CDS encoding rod shape-determining protein, whose amino-acid sequence MKIADYFSSDIGIDLGTANTNVFVKGKGIVLREPSVVAIQKGRDKERVLAVGSAAKKMIGRTPGNIVAIRPMKDGVIADFDVTQEMLRYFIGQAYKRNIFKRKPRVVVCVPSGVTAVEERAVREATLSAGAREAYIVEEPMAAAIGSGLPVEEPTGSMVVDIGGGTTDVAIISLGGIVTHRSIRIGGDELDEAIVHYIKRNYNLMIGDRTAEEIKISIGSAYLDDDNTVMEIKGRDLVTGLPKVQAITTKEINHAMKEPINAIIEAIKITLEKTPPELAADIMDRGIMMTGGGALLKGLDRLIAEETGMPVVVAENALDSVVLGAGKVLDNLDLLNRIALANKSGR is encoded by the coding sequence ATGAAAATTGCAGATTATTTTTCTAGTGATATCGGAATAGATTTAGGAACAGCTAACACTAATGTATTTGTTAAAGGTAAAGGTATAGTACTTAGAGAACCTTCAGTTGTTGCTATACAAAAAGGTAGAGATAAAGAAAGGGTTTTAGCAGTTGGTTCAGCAGCGAAAAAAATGATAGGAAGAACACCGGGCAATATTGTAGCTATTAGACCGATGAAAGATGGGGTAATAGCTGATTTTGATGTAACCCAGGAAATGTTAAGGTATTTCATTGGTCAAGCATATAAAAGAAATATTTTTAAAAGGAAACCAAGGGTTGTTGTATGTGTACCTTCTGGTGTAACAGCTGTAGAAGAGAGGGCAGTAAGGGAAGCTACTTTATCTGCAGGGGCAAGGGAAGCTTATATTGTAGAAGAACCTATGGCTGCAGCTATCGGATCAGGTTTACCGGTAGAAGAACCTACAGGTAGTATGGTTGTGGATATCGGTGGGGGAACTACAGATGTCGCTATCATTTCTTTAGGGGGAATTGTCACCCATAGATCAATTAGAATTGGTGGAGACGAGCTAGATGAAGCTATTGTCCACTATATAAAGAGAAATTATAATTTAATGATTGGAGACAGAACAGCTGAAGAAATTAAAATTTCTATTGGTTCTGCTTATCTAGACGATGACAACACTGTAATGGAAATTAAAGGTAGAGATTTGGTAACGGGCTTACCTAAAGTACAGGCAATAACTACAAAAGAAATTAATCATGCCATGAAAGAACCTATCAATGCTATTATTGAAGCTATAAAAATAACTTTAGAAAAAACTCCACCGGAATTGGCAGCAGATATTATGGATAGAGGAATCATGATGACAGGAGGAGGAGCCCTATTAAAGGGATTAGATAGACTAATAGCTGAAGAAACAGGAATGCCTGTTGTGGTAGCAGAAAACGCCTTAGATAGTGTAGTATTAGGGGCAGGAAAAGTATTAGATAATTTAGATCTACTCAACCGAATTGCCTTAGCAAATAAATCAGGGAGATAA
- the radC gene encoding RadC family protein — translation MKKFKDLPITEKPREKLVRFGTENLSDSELLAILLRTGTKDKTVLQLAQEIIREFGLKGLAQMDIADLKEIPGIGLAKATEIKAVFEIAARIQGKSISSKRQITCPKDVVEIMINKLQYLNQEHFYIVLLNTKNVIISYEEVSKGGLNIASIYPREVFNKAIKNSAARIILVHNHPSGDPTPSLEDINLTKRLIEVGKLTGIKVLDHIIVGQEDYISLKEEGYFDD, via the coding sequence ATGAAAAAATTTAAGGACTTGCCTATTACTGAAAAACCTAGGGAAAAACTTGTAAGATTTGGAACGGAAAATTTATCTGATTCCGAATTATTAGCCATTTTACTTAGAACTGGGACAAAAGATAAAACAGTTTTACAATTAGCCCAGGAAATAATAAGGGAATTTGGCTTAAAAGGCCTAGCTCAAATGGATATAGCAGACCTTAAAGAAATACCAGGAATAGGGTTAGCCAAGGCCACTGAGATAAAAGCAGTCTTTGAAATAGCGGCAAGGATTCAAGGTAAAAGTATTAGTAGCAAGAGACAAATTACATGTCCTAAAGATGTTGTGGAAATAATGATTAATAAGCTACAATATTTAAATCAAGAACATTTTTATATAGTTTTGTTAAATACTAAAAATGTTATTATTTCCTATGAAGAGGTATCTAAAGGGGGGTTGAATATAGCTAGCATATATCCTAGGGAAGTATTTAATAAAGCTATAAAAAATAGTGCAGCGAGGATAATCCTTGTCCATAATCACCCAAGTGGTGATCCTACACCAAGTTTAGAAGATATCAATCTCACTAAACGCCTTATAGAGGTGGGGAAATTAACGGGAATTAAAGTTTTAGATCATATTATAGTAGGGCAAGAAGATTATATTAGTTTAAAAGAAGAAGGATATTTTGATGACTAA
- a CDS encoding Maf family protein — translation MLILASKSPRRKELLKLIGVDFTVEASNVNEQGILATTSSELAIKLATLKGIEVSRKNPHPVLAADTVVEIHGEFLGKPQDEKQAIEMLKKLSGRSHNVVTGVVICQRGKILDSFSELTKVYFKELTDQEINWYIKTKDPFDKAGGYGIQTQGGIFVEKIEGCYFNVVGLPFSKTANSLRKLGLYKLEVN, via the coding sequence ATGCTAATTTTAGCTTCTAAATCTCCAAGGAGAAAAGAATTACTAAAATTAATTGGGGTAGACTTTACAGTGGAAGCTAGTAATGTCAATGAACAAGGAATTTTAGCAACTACTTCCTCTGAACTTGCTATAAAGTTAGCTACATTAAAGGGAATAGAAGTTTCAAGAAAAAATCCTCATCCCGTACTTGCCGCTGATACAGTGGTAGAGATCCATGGAGAATTTTTAGGTAAACCCCAAGATGAAAAACAAGCTATAGAAATGTTGAAAAAACTATCTGGAAGATCCCACAATGTAGTAACAGGAGTAGTAATTTGTCAAAGGGGGAAAATTTTAGATTCCTTTTCAGAATTAACAAAAGTTTATTTTAAAGAATTAACAGATCAAGAAATTAATTGGTATATAAAGACAAAAGATCCCTTTGATAAAGCAGGGGGGTATGGTATCCAAACTCAAGGTGGTATTTTTGTAGAAAAAATTGAAGGATGTTATTTTAATGTGGTTGGACTCCCCTTTTCCAAGACTGCTAATTCATTGAGGAAGTTAGGTTTATACAAGTTAGAAGTTAACTAG
- a CDS encoding DUF4321 domain-containing protein — protein MKKSLDPWILIIFIVIGALLGNVLGTIIDLEIFKMSKNVGLSPTTLDLAVLTINFGFIVSLNLASVIGIFLSIIFYKKFVQ, from the coding sequence ATGAAGAAAAGCTTAGATCCATGGATTTTGATAATTTTTATTGTGATTGGAGCTTTGTTAGGTAATGTATTAGGTACCATTATTGATTTGGAAATATTTAAAATGTCAAAAAATGTTGGATTATCCCCAACAACTTTAGATTTGGCAGTTTTAACTATTAATTTTGGTTTTATAGTTAGTTTAAATTTAGCTAGTGTAATAGGGATATTCCTATCAATAATTTTTTATAAGAAATTTGTTCAATAG
- a CDS encoding Gx transporter family protein → MRRSNIFRLGYKIVYISILVSMATVVHSVERFLPFLPSPVPGAKLGLANIFTLVTLNLFGFIEGVYVALLRTFLAALITGNFSITFILSISGAVLSTVIMGLMVKFFKKYISNMGISIVGAIFHNIGQLLAASFFLNSFLFFSYLPYLLLFAIPTGIFVGLCTNFILRILDKNIQIN, encoded by the coding sequence ATGCGTAGATCTAATATTTTTAGACTAGGATATAAAATTGTATATATAAGTATTCTGGTTTCCATGGCAACAGTAGTTCATTCTGTAGAAAGATTTTTACCTTTTCTACCAAGTCCTGTACCTGGTGCAAAACTTGGACTGGCTAATATTTTTACTTTAGTCACCTTAAATCTCTTTGGATTTATTGAGGGTGTTTATGTAGCCTTGTTGAGGACTTTTTTAGCAGCATTAATTACTGGAAACTTTAGTATAACTTTTATACTAAGTATCTCTGGAGCGGTGTTAAGTACGGTGATTATGGGGTTAATGGTTAAATTTTTCAAAAAATATATCAGCAATATGGGAATAAGTATAGTAGGGGCAATTTTCCATAATATTGGACAATTATTAGCAGCTAGTTTCTTTTTAAATAGTTTTTTATTTTTTTCTTATTTACCTTACCTTTTGTTATTTGCAATACCTACTGGGATCTTTGTTGGCCTTTGTACTAATTTTATTTTAAGGATTTTAGACAAAAATATCCAAATAAACTGA
- a CDS encoding NusG domain II-containing protein — MKKLDFIIIVVVAALALTIGTIYYFNSDSKENAMIIIEVNGVEVGREPLYSPGRDKIVIYNGPVGETKVQFFEVGARVLTSDCPDKICILFGMMNRSGQSNACLPNRVVFRIIGDNKDTDINIR, encoded by the coding sequence ATGAAAAAGTTGGACTTTATTATAATTGTGGTGGTAGCCGCCTTAGCTTTAACTATTGGAACAATTTACTATTTTAATAGCGATTCTAAAGAAAATGCCATGATAATAATTGAAGTAAATGGAGTGGAAGTGGGAAGAGAACCTTTGTACTCCCCTGGTAGAGATAAAATAGTGATATATAATGGACCTGTAGGTGAAACAAAAGTCCAATTTTTTGAAGTTGGGGCAAGGGTATTAACTTCTGATTGCCCTGATAAAATTTGTATTTTATTTGGCATGATGAATAGGTCAGGTCAAAGTAATGCATGTTTGCCAAACAGGGTGGTTTTTAGAATTATCGGGGATAATAAAGATACTGATATCAACATACGTTAG
- a CDS encoding FAD:protein FMN transferase produces MKKNLIILILIVSTILTGCKVGKENFSQYQTVRRTFFPMDTFLEIVLQVQDEKAANEAIDRAYAEVERLENLLSATIEKSEITAINKNAGIRPVKVSSETFYLLEKGIEYGELTDGKFDITIAPLLKLYNWKEGRVHGELPPSEEIKKAMELVNYQAIQLHEEKMEVYLPVKGMEIDLGGIAKGYIIDKAVEVLKEHGIKYGYVNGGGDIRFLGPKYDGNPWRIGITNPRGQGNIAVVEVNDGAIVTSGDYERYYITKDGQRIHHIIDPHTGLSAIYAQSVTIYASNATIADILSTTLFMFQPTEGLKLAKNLGVEALIISSNGEIYMTTKMKEMTNLN; encoded by the coding sequence ATGAAAAAAAATTTAATAATATTAATTTTAATAGTTTCAACTATTCTAACGGGTTGTAAGGTCGGAAAAGAAAACTTTAGCCAGTATCAAACAGTCCGAAGAACTTTTTTTCCAATGGATACCTTTTTAGAAATTGTCCTTCAGGTACAGGATGAAAAGGCAGCAAATGAAGCTATAGATAGGGCTTATGCTGAAGTAGAAAGGCTGGAGAATTTATTAAGTGCTACTATAGAAAAAAGTGAAATAACTGCTATTAATAAAAATGCAGGGATCCGTCCTGTTAAAGTAAGTTCTGAAACCTTTTACCTTTTAGAAAAAGGGATAGAATATGGAGAATTAACTGATGGTAAATTTGATATAACTATTGCCCCACTACTGAAATTGTATAATTGGAAAGAAGGAAGAGTCCATGGTGAGCTACCCCCATCTGAGGAAATAAAAAAAGCTATGGAATTAGTAAATTATCAAGCTATCCAATTACATGAAGAAAAGATGGAAGTTTATTTACCTGTCAAAGGTATGGAAATTGATCTAGGGGGAATTGCTAAAGGTTATATAATAGATAAAGCTGTAGAAGTTTTAAAAGAACATGGGATAAAATATGGGTATGTAAATGGAGGGGGAGATATACGCTTTTTAGGTCCTAAATATGATGGCAATCCTTGGAGGATAGGAATAACAAATCCTAGGGGTCAAGGTAATATCGCCGTTGTGGAAGTTAATGATGGTGCTATCGTTACATCTGGGGACTATGAACGTTATTACATTACTAAAGATGGCCAAAGAATCCACCACATTATCGATCCCCACACAGGCCTTTCTGCCATCTATGCTCAAAGTGTAACAATTTATGCTTCCAATGCCACAATAGCAGATATATTATCAACTACTCTATTTATGTTTCAGCCTACTGAAGGGTTAAAATTGGCAAAAAATCTAGGTGTAGAGGCTTTGATAATATCTTCCAATGGAGAGATCTACATGACTACTAAAATGAAGGAGATGACAAATTTAAATTAA
- a CDS encoding MOSC domain-containing protein: MQVVSISISEKKGMKKTPINKAKLIEGFGIEGDAHGGKWHRQVSLLAEESINKMKELGLDVDYGSFAENITTRGIELNQLPIGTLLKIGEDVLLSVSQIGKECHTRCAIYHQAGDCVMPREGIFAYVLKGGEIKAGDKIEIVENYTAAVLTVSDKGSRGERVDTAGPKIQTLLASLGITTVESTIVPDDYEDIQNVLKDWIEDEINLIITTGGTGISPRDITPEATLPLIDKQIPGIMEAIRYKTGKITSRAYLTRGVAGVSKKSLIINLPGSEKAVTESIEVISEFLIHGLDTLLGKSKDCGRK, translated from the coding sequence ATGCAAGTAGTTTCTATTTCAATAAGCGAAAAAAAAGGTATGAAAAAAACTCCAATAAATAAAGCTAAACTGATAGAAGGATTTGGGATAGAAGGAGATGCCCATGGAGGAAAATGGCATAGACAAGTAAGCCTATTAGCTGAAGAAAGTATTAATAAAATGAAAGAATTAGGGTTAGATGTCGATTATGGAAGTTTTGCTGAAAATATAACTACAAGGGGAATAGAATTAAATCAACTACCTATAGGTACCCTTTTAAAAATTGGTGAAGATGTTTTACTTTCTGTAAGTCAAATTGGTAAAGAATGCCATACAAGATGTGCTATTTATCATCAGGCAGGGGATTGTGTAATGCCTCGGGAAGGAATTTTCGCTTATGTTTTAAAGGGTGGAGAAATTAAGGCAGGTGATAAAATAGAAATCGTTGAAAATTATACTGCAGCTGTTCTTACAGTAAGTGACAAAGGTTCTAGAGGTGAAAGGGTTGACACCGCCGGCCCTAAAATTCAAACCTTATTAGCTAGTTTAGGGATTACAACGGTAGAGTCAACTATTGTACCTGATGACTATGAAGATATTCAAAATGTTTTAAAAGATTGGATAGAAGATGAAATAAATTTAATTATTACAACAGGTGGGACAGGTATTTCCCCTAGGGATATAACTCCAGAAGCAACATTACCTTTAATTGATAAACAAATCCCTGGTATAATGGAAGCTATAAGGTATAAAACTGGGAAAATAACCTCTAGAGCTTATTTAACCCGTGGAGTAGCTGGAGTTTCAAAAAAATCATTAATAATTAATTTGCCGGGTAGTGAAAAGGCAGTAACAGAAAGTATAGAAGTAATTTCTGAATTTTTAATCCACGGCTTAGATACCCTCCTTGGTAAAAGTAAAGATTGTGGTAGAAAGTAA
- a CDS encoding complex I subunit 5 family protein, translating to MELFSKGMGSELIPLLIVILPIIGALLTFIFRNNSMIRNITAISTTVIVWLLSLTLIPALRAGLVVAINLENFLVIGLTFQIDYLSLVFLNLFTLIWMLATIYASKYMAFEHAQTRFYIFLLLTYTGCLGVVAAGDFFTLFLFFELMAFCSYVLVIHEESEKAMKAGFLYLFLGVIGGLALLLAIIFQYNHTGSMAFVNLLPMFEGNRGKLFIILLLYTLGFGLKAGMAPLHIWLPQAHPIAPSPASALLSGIMIKTGAYGLIRVFASTFSYTSEVSTFYSETIGQYGYWLIWAGIITMFLGAFLALFQQGAKNILAYSSVSQIGYIIMGIGCAAYLGSYGAMAMSGVIYHTINHALFKGALFLTVGAIYIYTHDLDITKVRGLARKYPFLMVVFLVSAFGIAGVPGFNGYPSKSILHHAIVEAYEHNHLISLWWAEKIFTLTSALTICYFTKLFRGLFLGELPQKFKKLPDTPLVIKSVLTVFATLMVFIGIFPHVPLKGIVLKGVSVFPYQPYSVAYVEKLNVFNSHDLLAIVITFIIAGVIYFIFEKFNLYSIEFPQWMSVEKIFYTPLAKGFMFICLGPSVVLDRTVNKMYHGTGQASMDVFKHIGEIESSIDKAYSKAGNISTSVCHGIDHFEKTVNELYSINSKTGVNKNVSTLRICDLMAKEQGEVKVLKDAQLDCKKGYCPFAPDKKCVKNQLTFWEKLSVNPEWNLKNLNFDTIIVVTLFTILLVILVFFSKGLL from the coding sequence ATGGAACTATTCTCAAAGGGTATGGGTAGTGAACTCATACCACTTTTAATCGTCATTTTACCGATAATTGGGGCTTTATTGACTTTTATCTTTAGAAATAATTCTATGATAAGAAATATAACAGCTATTTCTACAACAGTGATAGTTTGGTTATTATCCCTAACATTAATACCTGCTTTAAGGGCTGGTTTAGTAGTAGCTATCAATTTAGAAAATTTTTTAGTGATTGGCTTAACTTTTCAAATAGATTACCTTAGTTTGGTATTTCTAAATCTCTTTACACTAATATGGATGTTAGCAACTATCTATGCCAGCAAATACATGGCCTTTGAACATGCTCAAACCCGATTTTATATATTCTTACTATTAACATACACAGGGTGTTTAGGGGTAGTTGCCGCCGGTGATTTCTTTACTTTATTTTTATTCTTTGAGTTAATGGCTTTTTGTTCTTATGTTCTAGTTATTCATGAGGAAAGCGAAAAGGCAATGAAAGCCGGGTTCCTTTATCTCTTTTTAGGGGTAATAGGTGGATTAGCCCTATTATTAGCTATAATCTTCCAGTATAACCATACAGGGAGTATGGCTTTTGTTAACTTACTGCCTATGTTTGAAGGAAATAGGGGAAAATTATTCATAATCCTACTATTGTATACATTAGGGTTTGGTTTAAAAGCAGGTATGGCCCCCCTTCACATTTGGCTACCTCAAGCCCATCCTATTGCACCATCTCCAGCTAGTGCACTGTTATCAGGTATTATGATTAAAACCGGTGCTTATGGATTAATTAGGGTTTTTGCTTCAACCTTTAGTTACACTTCTGAAGTATCTACTTTTTACAGTGAAACTATCGGGCAATATGGATATTGGTTGATTTGGGCTGGGATAATAACGATGTTTTTAGGTGCTTTTTTAGCATTATTTCAGCAAGGGGCTAAAAATATCTTGGCATATTCTAGTGTCAGTCAAATAGGCTATATAATTATGGGGATAGGTTGTGCAGCATATCTTGGTAGTTATGGTGCCATGGCCATGTCTGGAGTAATTTATCACACTATAAATCACGCTTTATTTAAAGGGGCACTGTTTTTAACAGTGGGGGCTATATACATTTATACCCATGATTTAGATATAACAAAGGTTAGAGGATTAGCTCGTAAGTACCCCTTTTTAATGGTGGTTTTCTTGGTGTCTGCCTTTGGTATAGCTGGAGTTCCAGGTTTTAATGGATATCCTAGTAAATCTATTCTTCACCATGCTATTGTTGAAGCATATGAACACAATCATTTAATCAGTTTATGGTGGGCAGAAAAAATCTTTACTTTAACCAGTGCTTTGACTATATGTTACTTTACTAAATTGTTCCGGGGGCTGTTTTTGGGAGAGTTACCCCAAAAATTCAAAAAGCTACCTGATACTCCCCTAGTAATTAAATCTGTATTAACGGTTTTTGCTACTTTAATGGTATTTATCGGAATTTTTCCCCATGTACCACTAAAAGGCATTGTATTAAAGGGAGTAAGTGTTTTTCCTTATCAACCTTATTCTGTAGCTTACGTAGAAAAACTCAATGTCTTTAACAGCCATGATTTGTTGGCAATTGTAATTACCTTTATAATAGCCGGGGTAATTTACTTTATCTTTGAAAAGTTTAATTTGTACAGCATCGAGTTTCCACAGTGGATGAGTGTAGAAAAGATATTTTATACCCCATTAGCCAAAGGTTTTATGTTCATTTGTCTAGGGCCTTCGGTAGTATTAGATCGAACTGTCAATAAAATGTACCACGGAACAGGTCAAGCTTCTATGGATGTATTTAAGCATATAGGGGAGATTGAAAGCTCAATAGATAAAGCTTATTCTAAAGCTGGAAATATTTCTACTTCTGTATGTCATGGAATTGATCATTTTGAAAAAACAGTAAATGAATTATATAGTATTAATAGTAAAACAGGTGTAAATAAAAATGTTAGCACTTTAAGAATCTGTGATTTAATGGCTAAAGAACAAGGTGAAGTAAAAGTATTGAAAGATGCCCAACTTGATTGTAAAAAAGGTTATTGTCCATTTGCACCAGATAAAAAGTGTGTTAAAAACCAGCTGACATTTTGGGAAAAGTTATCAGTTAATCCTGAGTGGAATTTAAAAAATCTTAACTTTGATACCATTATAGTAGTTACTTTGTTTACAATTTTGTTAGTAATTCTTGTATTTTTTAGCAAAGGATTATTATAA
- a CDS encoding complex I subunit 5 family protein, whose amino-acid sequence MREQIINFLPVWAVLLPIVSTIPLFIIEQKSAKLRDWFAVVISTLTFLLVLAMYSPIKNGQVIYLEYPRIFPPFGISFRVDFLGYVLALISSFVWLLCVIYSKEYMCNEHSCNRFYPFLLLSLGGCLGVVLTGDLFSLFLFFELMSLASYVLVVHEESPAAMKAGYKYLMLTLVGGLALFFGIVITFEVLGTVSFNNTVMFEVANGLAFTAFLSYLIGFGMKMGIFPLHVWLPDAHPVAPSPASALLSGIMLKTGAYGLLRVIYQIFGPALLLEANWHKILLVLAGITIFLGSAVAIAQTDLKRRLAYSSIGQMGYILLGMSLLTENALIGDIFHILSHAMMKSLLFLAAGIIIFKTGKKQIADLKGIGYEMPITMICFTVAALAMIGIPPFNGYVSKLLLSIGALDAGHSFYVLLLIISSLMNGVYYLPIIIAAFFGKGDSPKNKVPLFKEAAPAMLFPIVILAAFCLIFGLFPRNLALELSELAAKLLLGRG is encoded by the coding sequence ATGAGGGAACAAATCATTAACTTTTTACCTGTTTGGGCAGTTTTGTTACCAATAGTTTCAACAATACCATTATTTATAATAGAGCAAAAGTCTGCTAAACTTAGAGATTGGTTTGCTGTAGTTATTTCTACCTTGACCTTTCTGTTAGTTTTAGCTATGTATTCCCCAATAAAGAATGGACAAGTTATCTATTTAGAATATCCTAGGATTTTTCCACCCTTTGGAATATCCTTTAGGGTTGATTTTTTAGGTTATGTTTTAGCCTTAATCTCATCTTTTGTTTGGCTGCTATGTGTGATTTACTCTAAAGAATACATGTGTAATGAACATAGTTGTAATAGGTTCTATCCCTTTTTACTCCTAAGTCTTGGAGGATGTTTAGGGGTAGTATTGACGGGAGACTTATTTAGTTTGTTTTTGTTTTTTGAACTAATGTCCTTAGCATCATATGTCCTTGTAGTTCACGAGGAATCTCCTGCAGCAATGAAGGCAGGTTATAAATATTTAATGTTGACATTAGTAGGAGGGCTAGCGTTATTTTTCGGTATAGTCATAACCTTTGAGGTGTTAGGCACTGTAAGTTTCAATAATACTGTGATGTTTGAGGTTGCCAATGGTTTAGCCTTTACTGCATTTTTATCTTATTTAATAGGTTTTGGCATGAAAATGGGAATTTTTCCACTCCATGTTTGGCTTCCCGACGCCCATCCAGTAGCACCATCCCCTGCCAGTGCCCTGCTTTCTGGAATTATGTTAAAAACAGGGGCTTATGGTTTATTAAGGGTCATTTATCAAATTTTTGGTCCAGCCCTGTTATTGGAGGCAAATTGGCATAAAATTCTTTTAGTGTTAGCTGGTATAACAATATTTTTAGGTTCAGCAGTGGCTATTGCCCAAACTGATTTAAAGAGAAGGTTAGCCTATTCCAGTATTGGCCAAATGGGCTATATACTATTAGGGATGTCTTTGTTAACAGAAAACGCTTTAATTGGTGATATTTTCCATATCCTTTCCCATGCTATGATGAAATCCTTACTTTTTTTAGCAGCAGGAATAATAATTTTTAAAACAGGTAAAAAACAAATAGCCGATTTAAAGGGCATTGGTTATGAAATGCCAATCACTATGATCTGTTTTACTGTAGCAGCTTTAGCAATGATAGGGATACCACCTTTTAATGGCTATGTAAGTAAATTATTACTTTCTATAGGTGCTTTAGATGCAGGGCATTCCTTTTATGTGTTATTATTGATCATCAGTAGTTTAATGAATGGAGTCTATTACTTGCCGATTATTATAGCTGCATTTTTTGGGAAAGGGGATAGTCCTAAAAATAAGGTGCCACTTTTCAAAGAAGCTGCCCCTGCAATGCTATTTCCTATAGTAATATTAGCGGCTTTTTGTCTGATCTTTGGTTTATTTCCCAGAAATTTAGCTTTAGAACTTTCTGAATTAGCAGCAAAACTATTATTAGGAAGGGGATAG